Proteins encoded in a region of the Pontibacillus halophilus JSM 076056 = DSM 19796 genome:
- a CDS encoding DUF420 domain-containing protein: protein MPVLPTISTFFIVLSAVLIAIGWVLIAKRKLEAHKRMMVAAAISALTFFIIYMSRTIFVGNTSFGGPEEIKVYYTSFLIFHIVLATVGGVFGLVTLWLAYKANIQRHRKWGPVTSITWFFTAITGVAVYLLLYVVYDGGDTTSMIKAILGT, encoded by the coding sequence ATGCCGGTTTTACCAACGATTAGCACATTTTTTATTGTACTTAGTGCAGTTTTAATTGCCATTGGATGGGTGCTTATTGCGAAGAGGAAATTAGAAGCACATAAGCGGATGATGGTCGCAGCGGCTATTAGCGCTTTAACGTTTTTTATCATCTATATGTCTAGAACCATTTTTGTAGGGAATACGAGCTTTGGTGGGCCTGAGGAGATTAAGGTCTACTATACAAGCTTTTTAATATTTCATATCGTGTTAGCGACAGTGGGTGGTGTGTTTGGGTTAGTGACGCTATGGCTTGCGTACAAGGCGAATATCCAACGCCACCGTAAATGGGGGCCTGTAACGTCTATAACTTGGTTCTTTACAGCGATTACGGGTGTAGCCGTTTATCTGTTGCTGTATGTTGTCTATGATGGCGGTGATACAACAAGCATGATAAAGGCCATCTTAGGAACTTAA
- a CDS encoding GNAT family N-acetyltransferase, translating into MNQLDLETPRLILFPLSLEQAQSLMTETNQYPKWLNVPFDSLWPHDGLKALLPIYAENIETDDSHYGFGPWVAVDKHKEVVVGDVQFKGKPIHGEVEIGYFVSNIHRNQGYAKEAVEAIIQWAFQHESIHHVRAVCDANNVPSCRVLEACGFKRLGEDNGIIHFKTTKQRNHAI; encoded by the coding sequence GTGAATCAGTTGGACCTAGAGACCCCACGTTTGATTCTGTTCCCATTAAGCTTAGAGCAAGCTCAAAGCTTAATGACTGAAACCAATCAATATCCAAAATGGCTCAACGTCCCATTTGATAGTTTGTGGCCTCATGATGGGCTGAAGGCTTTGTTGCCAATCTATGCCGAGAACATAGAAACAGACGATTCCCATTACGGTTTTGGCCCATGGGTAGCTGTAGATAAGCATAAAGAAGTGGTTGTAGGTGACGTTCAATTTAAAGGAAAGCCGATACATGGTGAGGTGGAAATTGGATATTTCGTTTCCAATATTCATAGGAACCAAGGTTATGCGAAGGAAGCAGTCGAAGCCATTATTCAATGGGCATTTCAGCACGAATCGATCCATCACGTACGTGCTGTTTGCGACGCGAATAATGTTCCGTCTTGTCGAGTGTTGGAAGCGTGTGGCTTTAAGCGACTTGGTGAGGATAATGGAATTATTCACTTTAAAACGACTAAACAACGAAACCACGCGATATAG
- the ytvI gene encoding sporulation integral membrane protein YtvI, with product MLRKITKRQWILLFLSIVTVIAAYFILPVSVPLIIAFITALFLGPGVRLLQYRFKLKRRLSVITVYISFLIILGIVGTYVVTRVVTETIQFVENIPSYIRQLENYFNEQKSTYDRFTEGLPEPFVSELESGVGQNLQSLRETVASNETIENLASVAASIPELLVSLIVYLIALFLFMLEMPRLKKMAFDHMTDQTAEKVKFMSNRLSYVVFGFLKAQFLVSIVIFIVTLIGLLFISPNVALLMSFIIWIIDFIPIIGSIAILGPWALYMLIIGEFTMGTELAILAILLLAIRRTVEPKVMGRHIGLSPLATLIAMYIGLQLIGFLGFFVGPLVVIAFNSAKEAGIIKTNFKI from the coding sequence TTGTTGCGAAAAATAACAAAACGCCAGTGGATCCTTCTATTTCTCAGTATCGTAACCGTCATAGCCGCTTACTTTATTCTTCCTGTATCCGTTCCTTTAATCATTGCGTTCATTACCGCTCTCTTTCTTGGACCAGGTGTTCGGCTTTTACAGTACAGGTTTAAATTAAAGCGAAGACTATCCGTGATTACCGTATATATTTCGTTCTTAATTATTCTTGGAATCGTAGGAACCTATGTTGTCACTCGAGTGGTGACAGAGACCATTCAATTTGTTGAGAATATACCTTCTTACATAAGACAGCTTGAGAATTACTTCAATGAACAAAAGAGTACGTACGACAGATTTACAGAAGGGCTGCCTGAACCCTTCGTATCAGAGCTAGAGTCAGGTGTTGGCCAGAATCTTCAAAGCTTAAGAGAAACTGTAGCTAGTAATGAAACAATTGAAAATCTAGCTTCTGTTGCAGCAAGCATACCCGAGCTACTCGTAAGTTTAATTGTTTACTTAATTGCATTATTCTTATTTATGCTCGAGATGCCAAGGCTCAAGAAAATGGCCTTTGACCATATGACAGACCAGACTGCAGAGAAAGTAAAGTTCATGAGTAACCGACTTTCGTACGTAGTCTTCGGATTCTTGAAAGCACAATTTCTAGTCAGCATCGTCATCTTCATCGTTACGTTGATTGGGCTACTCTTCATTTCTCCAAACGTAGCGTTGCTTATGTCATTTATCATCTGGATTATAGATTTCATCCCTATCATTGGTTCTATTGCAATCTTAGGACCATGGGCGTTATACATGTTGATTATCGGTGAATTTACGATGGGTACAGAACTTGCCATCCTCGCCATCCTTCTTCTTGCAATTCGTAGAACTGTTGAGCCGAAAGTAATGGGAAGACATATAGGGTTATCGCCTCTCGCCACGTTGATCGCCATGTATATTGGCTTACAACTGATTGGTTTCCTTGGATTCTTTGTTGGCCCACTCGTTGTTATTGCATTCAACTCAGCGAAAGAAGCAGGAATCATCAAGACAAACTTCAAAATATAG
- the mscL gene encoding large conductance mechanosensitive channel protein MscL, producing the protein MWQEFKAFAVRDNAFELAVAVVIGTAFGKIVTSLVDDIIMPIVGVVAGGIHLDTLALSYRGVDIVYGSFLQAMLDFFIIAFSIFLFFKVIFTLRGKDSTLTLKKRTTEELLKDIRDLMQEQNEGLIHRREKPRVQAPRISIQDKSKKR; encoded by the coding sequence GTGTGGCAGGAGTTTAAGGCGTTCGCTGTGAGAGACAATGCCTTCGAACTAGCCGTTGCGGTGGTTATTGGGACTGCCTTCGGAAAGATTGTAACTTCACTTGTAGACGATATCATCATGCCGATTGTAGGGGTAGTAGCAGGAGGCATTCATTTAGATACATTAGCCTTATCTTACCGTGGAGTTGATATTGTATACGGGTCTTTTCTTCAGGCGATGTTAGATTTCTTCATCATTGCGTTCTCCATTTTTCTTTTCTTTAAGGTTATCTTCACGCTAAGGGGGAAGGATTCGACTTTAACGCTTAAGAAACGAACAACGGAGGAGTTGCTTAAGGATATTCGTGATTTAATGCAGGAACAAAATGAAGGATTAATTCATCGTAGGGAGAAGCCACGTGTACAAGCTCCACGCATTTCAATTCAGGACAAGTCTAAGAAAAGGTGA
- a CDS encoding YugN family protein, with the protein MRIDGKGIEGTVVAIDKLNHILDDCGFVRGGQWDYERVTYDYKFSSPTKGITYYLRVQGFAVEGTVDSRHALMQLLTPLLGKHYYPHGVEYGDGEDFPETLVERSNKLLEKVREQINEFQENKQETLREENKRLRAELEYLKKNQQSSSQDGTRSQQRASEEDDAVSKQAEEVEES; encoded by the coding sequence ATGAGAATAGATGGAAAAGGGATTGAAGGTACTGTAGTAGCCATTGACAAGCTGAACCACATTCTTGATGATTGCGGTTTTGTTCGAGGGGGACAATGGGATTACGAGCGAGTCACGTATGACTACAAATTCTCTTCTCCCACCAAAGGGATTACGTATTACTTACGTGTTCAAGGATTTGCTGTTGAAGGTACTGTAGATAGTAGACATGCACTTATGCAGCTTCTAACACCGCTTCTTGGTAAACACTATTACCCACACGGTGTCGAGTACGGAGATGGAGAAGACTTTCCTGAAACACTCGTTGAACGAAGTAACAAACTGCTCGAGAAAGTTAGGGAGCAAATTAATGAATTTCAAGAAAACAAACAAGAAACATTGCGTGAGGAGAACAAACGACTTCGCGCAGAGCTTGAATACTTAAAGAAGAATCAACAATCTTCTTCTCAAGACGGAACCCGTTCCCAACAAAGGGCATCTGAGGAAGACGATGCCGTTTCAAAACAAGCAGAAGAAGTAGAAGAGTCGTAA
- a CDS encoding CBS domain-containing protein, with product MKNLKDVMTTDVACCSKDETLFNVASKMKQRDVGSIPVCDDQNHLLGMVTDRDLVLRGYADKKPGSCAVHEVMSDQLTSGEPGMSVDEASKLMATKQIRRLPVVDNGKLVGIVSLGDLSLEKFSNEAAGHALEEISERPQAH from the coding sequence ATGAAGAATTTAAAAGACGTCATGACTACAGATGTTGCATGTTGTTCTAAAGATGAGACGTTGTTCAATGTTGCGAGTAAAATGAAACAGCGTGATGTGGGTTCCATCCCTGTCTGTGACGATCAGAATCATCTGCTTGGTATGGTGACAGACCGAGATCTTGTACTCCGAGGTTACGCAGATAAAAAGCCTGGTTCTTGTGCTGTACATGAAGTCATGAGTGACCAACTTACTTCTGGTGAGCCCGGCATGTCTGTAGATGAAGCAAGTAAATTAATGGCGACGAAACAGATTCGACGCTTACCAGTTGTGGACAATGGGAAACTAGTAGGGATTGTTTCTCTTGGAGACTTGTCATTAGAGAAGTTCTCAAATGAAGCTGCTGGCCATGCGTTAGAAGAAATTTCTGAGCGACCACAAGCCCATTAA
- a CDS encoding CAP domain-containing protein, which translates to MKWVRLLLVIWIIILLAFIANEQWNLTDEVKEMSLQVMEDEADPKVEEPTESKVEEPESSNPVVETAPSSTSENSLVSYMGKSVEDMKSVVGEPARVDPTPYGYDWWVYDEEGSYLQVGVQDGKVVSLYTLESRNLIQDLSVGRDYDDLKNSLSFKEEVVVETGGGTYRFQLKEEELKARPLLSISDDVYAQLYFDTYTNELSSIRLLNAETLVKHQPYELYYRGELPQLPSTVPSEWEGIETGVEAQIFDISNAMRTRFGLAELEWFEPVSRVAYGHSKDMALDNYFSHVSPEGDGLQERLKRGEVYYVTAGENIAAQYPDSIAVVEGWLNSEGHRKAMLNDGYTHLGVGVYQYHYTQNFLEKP; encoded by the coding sequence ATGAAATGGGTACGATTGCTGCTCGTTATATGGATAATAATCTTGCTCGCATTTATTGCTAATGAGCAATGGAACTTAACAGATGAAGTGAAGGAAATGTCGTTACAAGTTATGGAAGATGAAGCAGACCCTAAAGTGGAAGAACCTACAGAAAGTAAGGTTGAAGAACCAGAGTCTTCAAATCCCGTTGTTGAAACAGCCCCTTCCTCGACCAGTGAGAATTCGCTTGTCTCGTATATGGGTAAGTCAGTAGAAGACATGAAAAGCGTTGTTGGTGAACCTGCTAGGGTCGACCCTACTCCTTATGGATACGACTGGTGGGTCTACGACGAGGAAGGTAGCTATCTTCAAGTTGGTGTTCAAGATGGAAAGGTCGTTTCTTTGTATACCTTAGAGTCTAGAAATTTAATACAAGATCTCTCTGTTGGTCGTGACTATGATGATTTAAAGAACAGCCTTTCCTTCAAAGAGGAAGTAGTAGTTGAGACGGGTGGTGGTACCTATCGTTTCCAACTGAAGGAAGAAGAGCTGAAGGCTAGGCCACTACTATCAATCTCAGATGATGTTTATGCACAGCTTTATTTCGATACGTATACCAATGAACTTTCATCCATCCGTCTATTAAATGCTGAGACCCTTGTGAAGCATCAACCGTATGAATTGTATTATCGTGGTGAGTTGCCCCAGTTGCCATCCACTGTTCCTTCAGAATGGGAAGGTATTGAGACGGGAGTTGAGGCCCAAATCTTCGACATCAGCAATGCAATGAGAACACGATTTGGTTTAGCAGAGCTTGAATGGTTTGAGCCGGTTTCTAGAGTGGCGTATGGTCATAGTAAAGATATGGCACTGGATAATTATTTCTCTCACGTGTCACCTGAAGGAGATGGATTACAAGAGCGCTTAAAACGGGGAGAAGTCTATTATGTGACGGCAGGTGAGAACATTGCTGCTCAATATCCAGACTCAATCGCAGTAGTAGAAGGATGGTTAAATAGTGAAGGCCACCGTAAAGCTATGTTGAATGATGGCTATACTCACCTTGGAGTTGGAGTTTATCAGTACCATTATACGCAGAATTTCTTAGAGAAACCTTAA
- the ylbD gene encoding spore coat protein YlbD has translation MGKQLHDSVKEFKQFVKQYPDLIKEVRESDEGWQPVYEKWVLLGEEDDFWTQYKEKEKEASVKEGEESKPEEESTEEEQDEKEVMGQLMGMLDKVDLNKVQGHIQQLNGAITNIQSLVGQFQDFKRQGSTSDTKKSTPFYFGKD, from the coding sequence GTGGGGAAGCAACTTCATGATTCAGTAAAGGAATTTAAACAATTTGTGAAGCAATATCCAGACTTGATTAAGGAAGTGAGGGAAAGCGATGAAGGATGGCAACCTGTCTATGAGAAATGGGTTCTGTTAGGGGAAGAGGATGATTTCTGGACTCAATATAAGGAAAAGGAAAAAGAGGCATCTGTGAAAGAAGGGGAGGAGTCGAAACCGGAGGAAGAATCAACAGAAGAAGAGCAAGACGAGAAAGAAGTAATGGGTCAGCTTATGGGAATGTTGGATAAAGTAGACTTGAATAAAGTACAAGGTCATATTCAACAACTCAACGGTGCCATCACAAATATTCAATCGTTAGTCGGTCAGTTCCAGGACTTCAAAAGGCAAGGCTCAACATCTGATACAAAGAAATCTACACCATTTTACTTTGGGAAAGATTAA
- a CDS encoding YlbE-like family protein: protein MQPGVYQYLRNREDLLRFMRMNPDWYRRVTRDPSVIQNMEEEAKFFYGKTTTQRIEKLSTQVQMVNMLISMAQAMKG, encoded by the coding sequence ATGCAACCAGGGGTGTATCAATACTTAAGAAATCGTGAGGACTTACTTCGGTTTATGAGGATGAATCCAGACTGGTATCGTCGTGTTACAAGAGACCCATCTGTCATCCAGAACATGGAGGAGGAGGCTAAATTCTTCTACGGGAAGACAACGACTCAACGGATTGAGAAGTTGTCAACCCAAGTCCAAATGGTAAACATGCTCATCTCTATGGCACAAGCTATGAAGGGATAA
- a CDS encoding YlbF family regulator: MLATNETVEILDRAEKLGQMVLASETYLDYVQAKRQLEEDQEAQGLIQAFQDSKVDYEEVQRFGRYHPDYNSITKAVRLKKRDMDMNDSVANYKIAERNLQKLLDEISGLIANSVSPQIKAPKDGAVFQDTGSGCGCGSGGACGCAS, from the coding sequence ATGCTTGCTACGAACGAAACAGTAGAAATACTTGATCGTGCAGAAAAGCTCGGTCAAATGGTGCTAGCCTCTGAAACGTATCTAGATTATGTTCAAGCGAAACGTCAATTGGAAGAAGACCAAGAAGCGCAAGGACTCATTCAAGCTTTTCAAGATAGTAAAGTGGATTACGAAGAAGTACAGCGCTTTGGAAGGTATCATCCAGATTATAATAGCATTACGAAAGCGGTTCGTTTAAAGAAACGGGACATGGATATGAATGATTCTGTAGCGAACTATAAGATTGCAGAACGTAACCTGCAGAAGCTTCTAGACGAAATAAGTGGCTTAATTGCGAATAGCGTTAGCCCTCAAATTAAAGCTCCGAAAGACGGTGCAGTCTTCCAAGATACAGGAAGTGGCTGCGGTTGTGGCAGTGGAGGAGCGTGTGGTTGCGCTTCTTAA
- a CDS encoding YlbG family protein encodes MFTNRQGLVVYFQHMKNVRNIKRHGHLIYTSKKLKYAVLYVNEEEVDDVKARLKKLPYVTRIDESMKPFIRTEYENSKPDKAKEYDYKYGSI; translated from the coding sequence ATGTTCACTAACAGGCAAGGACTCGTTGTGTACTTCCAACATATGAAGAACGTTCGAAATATTAAACGTCACGGACATTTAATTTATACATCTAAGAAATTAAAATATGCCGTTCTTTACGTTAATGAAGAAGAAGTTGATGATGTGAAGGCGCGTCTCAAAAAGTTACCGTACGTGACACGCATTGACGAATCAATGAAGCCGTTTATTCGAACAGAGTATGAGAATTCAAAGCCAGACAAGGCGAAGGAATACGACTATAAGTATGGAAGTATTTAA
- a CDS encoding DUF7147 family protein, whose product MIQRFIELGKGYSDLYELLEIGYGMEERIQHLFAFHTDLDGNDMTSLAIALHPTNPGEFQPIYICREGIPNPNAIENKRFDLFKQLSSHVQKPIHEIIVRPSTFFAETDLYYQHLIGILRMNRYIAPMK is encoded by the coding sequence TTGATACAACGATTTATAGAGTTAGGGAAAGGGTATTCTGATTTATACGAATTACTTGAAATTGGCTATGGGATGGAGGAACGAATTCAACATCTATTCGCCTTCCACACGGATCTCGACGGCAACGATATGACTTCGCTTGCCATCGCACTTCATCCTACGAATCCTGGTGAATTTCAACCCATTTACATCTGTCGTGAGGGGATTCCGAATCCGAATGCGATTGAGAATAAACGCTTCGACTTATTTAAGCAGCTTTCTTCCCATGTACAAAAACCGATTCATGAGATTATCGTACGACCATCCACATTCTTTGCGGAAACGGACTTATATTACCAACACCTTATCGGTATTTTAAGAATGAATCGCTATATTGCCCCAATGAAATAG
- the rsmD gene encoding 16S rRNA (guanine(966)-N(2))-methyltransferase RsmD: protein MRVIAGVHKGRALRPVPTKSTRPTTDKVKEALFHMIGPYFEGGTFLDLFAGSGGLGIEALSRGMNLGIFVDKHPKAISTIRENVKTLKLDDQVEIYRNEAFKALKAVSKRDIAFDLIILDPPYGKVSFEELFESIENYNLLKEDGLVVCEHTSEQTLSETYGPFEQVRAETYSNIISVSLYRRNQEA from the coding sequence ATGAGAGTCATTGCAGGTGTACATAAAGGAAGAGCGTTACGTCCTGTCCCAACTAAATCGACAAGGCCTACAACAGATAAAGTGAAAGAGGCGTTGTTTCACATGATTGGTCCCTATTTCGAAGGGGGCACGTTCCTCGATTTATTTGCAGGGAGCGGTGGATTAGGAATTGAAGCGCTGAGCCGAGGGATGAATCTCGGAATATTCGTAGACAAGCATCCAAAAGCTATTTCAACGATTCGGGAAAATGTGAAGACGTTGAAGCTTGACGATCAAGTTGAAATATACCGCAATGAAGCCTTTAAAGCCTTGAAGGCCGTGTCAAAGAGAGACATCGCGTTTGATTTAATCATACTCGACCCCCCATACGGGAAAGTCTCCTTTGAGGAGTTATTTGAGTCAATCGAGAACTACAATCTTCTTAAAGAAGATGGATTAGTTGTATGTGAACATACATCCGAGCAAACGTTAAGTGAAACGTACGGTCCATTTGAACAAGTGAGAGCGGAAACATATAGCAATATTATTTCCGTAAGCCTATATAGAAGGAATCAGGAAGCTTAG
- the coaD gene encoding pantetheine-phosphate adenylyltransferase gives MSRVAICPGSFDPITYGHLDIIRRGANVFDEVIVAVFNNSSKAPLFSVEERIQLLKEVTSDLDNVKVDASRGLLIDYAQEVGAGVILRGLRAVSDFEYEMQITSMNRKLDESIETFFVMTNNQYSFLSSSIVKEVAKYKGAVTDLVPEPVEKALKAKYNQ, from the coding sequence ATGTCCAGAGTAGCCATTTGTCCAGGTAGTTTCGATCCAATTACATATGGACATTTAGATATTATCCGTAGAGGTGCTAATGTATTTGATGAAGTCATCGTAGCTGTATTTAATAACAGCTCAAAGGCTCCTTTATTCTCTGTAGAAGAGCGCATTCAATTGTTGAAAGAAGTGACGTCTGATCTTGACAACGTCAAAGTAGATGCAAGTCGAGGACTTCTCATTGATTATGCACAAGAGGTCGGGGCAGGAGTTATCCTAAGAGGGCTTCGTGCTGTCAGTGACTTTGAATATGAAATGCAGATTACATCGATGAACCGGAAATTAGATGAATCCATTGAAACCTTCTTCGTCATGACAAATAATCAGTATTCGTTCTTAAGTTCAAGCATCGTGAAAGAAGTAGCGAAGTACAAAGGCGCGGTGACGGACCTCGTACCAGAACCCGTTGAAAAAGCTCTTAAGGCAAAATACAATCAGTAA
- the ylbJ gene encoding sporulation integral membrane protein YlbJ has translation MKSQLKTIGLAGVAVFMAASLIVYPDQALEASIRGLNMWWEIVFPSLLPFFITAELLIGFGVVRFIGVLCEPIMRPIFKVPGVGSFVWVMGMASGYPSGAKLTARLREEKQLTKIEAERLVSFTNASNPLFIFGAVSIGFFHNPTLGLLLAVSHYVGNAIVGVIMRFYGGHEISTYRHERSLFSLRRAFEAMHETRLKDDRPFGRLFGDAVLSSIQTLLVVGGFIIIFSVLSKLLFLVGITEVLGAFLAILFGMAGLSGELSLPFISGLFEITLGSQMTSTSHATLQEQVMIVSFILGFNGFSIQAQVASILAETDIRFLPYFIARILHGVIASTLSFFFFQPLYVERQAFHQHETPVLNQTPLLTFEHWFHWIVQIGPLVTIGALAVGAWLLIYNRSNRNKPLS, from the coding sequence ATGAAGTCACAATTAAAGACAATTGGATTAGCCGGAGTCGCCGTATTTATGGCTGCCTCCTTAATCGTATACCCCGACCAAGCGCTCGAGGCATCCATACGCGGGTTGAATATGTGGTGGGAAATCGTATTTCCCTCTTTACTCCCTTTCTTCATTACTGCGGAACTCTTGATTGGATTTGGTGTAGTACGTTTTATCGGTGTATTGTGCGAGCCCATCATGAGACCCATCTTCAAAGTGCCTGGTGTGGGGAGCTTCGTATGGGTCATGGGGATGGCTAGTGGGTACCCATCTGGCGCTAAGTTAACCGCTCGATTAAGAGAGGAAAAACAGCTGACAAAAATTGAAGCCGAGCGTCTCGTTTCGTTTACAAATGCGTCAAACCCATTATTTATATTTGGAGCAGTATCTATTGGATTCTTTCATAACCCAACGCTTGGCCTACTGCTTGCTGTTAGTCATTATGTGGGGAATGCTATCGTCGGTGTAATCATGAGATTTTACGGCGGCCACGAGATCAGCACCTATAGACACGAGCGTTCCTTGTTCTCTTTACGAAGGGCGTTCGAAGCCATGCATGAAACCCGCCTGAAGGATGACCGCCCATTTGGAAGGCTATTCGGGGACGCAGTTCTTTCTTCAATTCAAACGTTACTTGTCGTAGGTGGCTTTATCATTATCTTCTCTGTATTAAGTAAGCTCTTATTCTTAGTCGGAATAACTGAAGTCCTAGGTGCATTCCTTGCAATACTATTCGGAATGGCTGGGTTATCAGGTGAGTTATCCTTGCCCTTTATCTCAGGCCTCTTCGAAATTACACTCGGTTCACAAATGACCTCTACGAGTCATGCCACCCTTCAAGAACAAGTTATGATTGTAAGCTTCATCCTCGGCTTTAATGGATTCTCCATACAAGCTCAAGTTGCAAGCATCTTGGCAGAAACCGATATCCGATTTCTTCCCTACTTCATTGCCCGCATCCTTCATGGTGTCATTGCATCCACCTTAAGCTTCTTCTTCTTTCAGCCGTTATATGTTGAAAGGCAAGCCTTTCATCAACACGAAACACCTGTACTGAACCAGACTCCCTTGTTAACCTTTGAGCACTGGTTTCATTGGATTGTTCAGATTGGACCACTCGTTACGATTGGAGCTTTGGCTGTCGGGGCATGGCTACTCATTTACAACCGTTCTAACAGAAACAAGCCCCTCTCATAG
- a CDS encoding patatin-like phospholipase family protein has product MERPKIGIALGSGGARGFSHLGVLKILHEANIPIDYIAGSSMGALVGTFYSIGQNFDDLYRLSSLFKRKYFLDFTVPKMGFIAGNRVLEFLHLFTHRKKLEDLPIPVSVVATDLYSGEKVILTKGSAAEAIRASISIPGVFVPPVINNRPLIDGGVVDRVPVSVAREMGADIVIAVDCVHFEANEEVTSIFDVIIQSIDILQNEFINRVDLQADVLLKPQVAQYSARAFKDMPLIIKEGEAVATAHLDEIKQVIADWKEITDETK; this is encoded by the coding sequence ATGGAAAGACCAAAAATTGGCATAGCTCTCGGTTCTGGAGGGGCGAGGGGATTCAGTCATCTCGGTGTATTAAAAATATTGCATGAAGCGAATATTCCGATTGACTATATTGCAGGGAGTAGTATGGGGGCTCTAGTGGGTACATTCTACAGTATTGGACAGAATTTCGATGACCTCTATCGGTTATCAAGTTTGTTTAAACGAAAGTACTTTCTTGATTTTACTGTTCCAAAGATGGGATTTATTGCTGGCAACCGGGTACTTGAGTTTCTTCATTTGTTTACCCACCGCAAGAAATTAGAGGACCTTCCGATTCCTGTCTCAGTGGTGGCGACCGATTTATATTCTGGTGAGAAGGTCATTTTGACAAAGGGAAGCGCAGCGGAGGCGATTCGGGCAAGCATTTCCATACCCGGCGTGTTCGTCCCGCCCGTAATTAACAACCGTCCTCTAATTGACGGGGGAGTGGTAGACCGGGTGCCTGTATCGGTTGCACGAGAGATGGGGGCGGACATTGTGATTGCTGTTGACTGTGTGCATTTCGAAGCGAATGAAGAAGTGACTTCCATTTTCGATGTTATTATACAAAGTATTGATATCTTACAGAATGAGTTTATTAATCGAGTAGACCTACAAGCGGACGTGTTATTAAAGCCCCAAGTAGCCCAGTACAGCGCCCGAGCGTTCAAGGATATGCCATTAATCATTAAAGAAGGGGAAGCGGTCGCTACGGCCCACCTTGACGAAATTAAACAAGTGATCGCAGATTGGAAGGAGATTACGGATGAAACAAAATAA